The following nucleotide sequence is from Streptomyces xiamenensis.
CGGTCGGCGAGCCCGCCCGCGACATCGGCGATCTCGCTGTGGTCGGCGGAGGAGAGCGACAGCAGCCCGACCTCCTCGAAGCCGGTCGCCTTCAGGCCCTTGTCCACCATCTCGCCGATGCCGGTGATCGACCGCTCGCGCACCGGCCGGGTAATCATCCCGGCCTGGCAAAACCGGCAGCCGCGCGTGCAGCCCCGGAAGATCTCCACCGACATCCGCTCGTGCACGGTCTCCGCCAGCGGCACCAGCGGCTGCTTGGGGTAGGGCCACTCGTCCAGGTCCATGACGGTGTGCTTGGACACCCTCCACGGCACCCCGGAGCGGTTGGGCACCACGCGGCCGATGCGGCCGTCCGGCAGGTACTCCACGTCGTAGAAGCCGGGGACGTACACGCCGCCGGTCTTCGCCAGCCGCAGCAGCAGTTCCTCGCGCCCGCCGGGGCGGCCCGCCGCCTTCCAGGCCCGCACGATGTCGCTGATCTCCAGCACGGCCTGCTCGCCGTCCCCGATCACCGCGCAGTCGATGAACTCCGCGATCGGCTCGGGGTTGAACGCGGCGTGCCCGCCGGCCACGACCACCGGGTGGTCCTCGGTGCGGTCGGCGGCGCGCAGCGGGATGTCCGCCAGGTCCAGCGCGGTCAGCAGGTTCGTGTAGCCCAGCTCCGTGGAGAAGGACACCCCGAACACGTCGAAGGCGCCCACCGGCCGGTGCCCGTCGACCGTGAACTGCGGGACCCCGTGCTTGCGCATGAGCTCCTCCAGATCCGGCCACACGCTGTAGGTGCGCTCCGCGAGCACGCCCTCGCGCTCGTTGAGCACCTCGTAGAGGATCATGACGCCCTGGTTGGGCAGCCCGACCTCGTACGCGTCCGGGTACATCAGCGCCCAGCGCACGTCGCAGGCGTCCCAGTCCTTGACGGTGGAGTTCAGCTCACCGCCCACGTACTGGATCGGCTTCTGGACATGCGGAAGCAGGGCCTCCAGGCGCGGGAACACCGACTCGACAGGCATGAACTCGTGTCTTTCGGAAGGGGGCTGAAACCGGCTGCCCAGGTTACAGCTCCCGCTCGTAGCCTTCCGCCAGCCCGTGCTCGCGCTCGTACACCACCCCGTAGCTGAACGACGCTTCCCCGGCCGCCTCGGCCGCCGCCGCGATCCGGAGCAGCGCGGCCCGCGCCTGCACGCTGTCCTGGTGTTGGCCCAGCACCCGCTGCACCTGGGCGAGCTTCTTGGCCCGTTTGCGCTTCCCCGCCGTCTCGGCCGCGTATCGGGCCCGTTTGGCGGCCTTGCGCGCCGCGTGCCAGGCGGCGTCCCGGTCCGGGCCCGGCGGGGTGCGGCGGGCGGCCCGCAGCCGCCGTTCCATACGCCGGACGTCGTGCCGTACCGCCAGGGTCAGCACGGGCCCGGCGGGCCAGTACGCGTCGGGCAGCAGCGGCGGGTCGGTCAGCAGCGCGTCCAGGGAGGTCAGCAGGTCCAGGTGGCGTGCGCTGTCCAGGGCGCGCACCGAGGTGTCGGCGCGCGGACGGTCGGTGTACGCGGCCACCCGCTGTTCCAGCGGCCCCCGGCGCAGCTCGGGCTCCAGCTGTGACAGCCGCCGGCGAAGCCGCCCGGCCAGCACCTCACGGTCCCGGTCCACGCCGAGCTCTGCCCCCAGGCGGCGCAGTTCCCCGGCGATCGGCCCGGTGCGTTCGCGGTCCAGCACCGCCCACTGGGAGCGCAGCGCGCTGCGCAGCCGCCGGGTGGCCACCCGCATCCGGTGCACGGAGTCGGGGACCCCGCGCCGTACCGCCGGGTCGAGCTCCACGATCAGCCGCACCTGCCGCCGTACGTACGCCATGACCCGCTCCCCCGCGCTGCCCGCCGGCAGTGCGGGCCCCGGGCGCGGTGCCGGCGGCGGAGTGGCGGTGGCGGCGAGCGCGCGGGCCGCCTTGGACGGTGCCTGGGAGCGGGGCAGTCCGGCGGCCGTCAGCCGTTCCTCGATGAGGTCGAGCAGCCCGGCTCCGGCCGCCGGGCGCAGTTCCACCTCGTACTCCACCCAGTGCGCGGCGCGCGGCCCGCGCAGCGCGTCGACCCGGTCCCGTACCACCTCCGCCAGCGGCTGCCCGGCGGCGTCCAGCAGCAGCCGCGTTTCGCGCTCGGTGCGCAGTTCCACCAGGGGTACGAGGGGGGCGCCGCGGGTCCGTGAGCGGATCAGGTCGGTCAGCCCGTCGGGCGGGTGTTCGCTGTGCGGTGCCCTGATCTCCTCGCGGGTGTCGCCGTCCACCGGCAGTTTCAGGTGCCAGCCGGGGTCATCGCCCCCGGTGCGGCGGCGCAGGGTGATGCCGTCGGCCGTAAGCCGGCGGTCCTCGGTGTCGTAGTAGCGCGCCTCCAGCACCGCCGGCGCTGCGTCGGGCCCGCGCACGGCGGCCACCGGTCCGGTGCCGGTCAGCTCCGGCAGCGGCCCGGTGGCCTCGTACTTCCGCTCGGTCTCCGTCGCGCTGGTGACAGCCATGGTGCCCTCCGCTTCCACGGTAGGGGCGTACCGCTCAGGCCGACAGCGGGCGTTTCATCCGGATCGACTGGAGCAGCCCTATGGCGATCCAGCCCACGAACATGGAGGTGCCGCCGTAGGACAGGAACGGCAGCGGGATGCCGGCGACCGGCATGATGCCCAGCGCCATGCCGATGTTCTCGAAGGACTGGAACGCGAACCAGGCGACGACGCCCGCCGCGATCAGCGTGCTGTACAGGTCGGTGGCTTCCCTGGCGATGCGCAGCGCCCGCCACAGCACGACCCCGATCAGCAGGATTATCCCGCCGGCCCCCACGAAGCCGAGTTCCTCGCCGGCGACGGTGAAGATGAAGTCGGTCTGCTGCTCGGGCACGAACTGCCCGGTGGTCTGGGTGCCCTCGAACAGGCCCTTGCCGTACAGTCCGCCGCCGCCGATGGCGATCCTGGCCTGGTTGGTGTTGTAGCCGACGCCGGCCGGATCGAGCGCCGGGTTGGCGAAGGCCGCGAAGCGGTTGATCTGGTACTCGTCCAGTATGTCGAGCATCCACACCAGGACGGCGCCGACCACGGCCGCCGCCAGCAGCCCGGAGGTCCACCACAGGGAGGCGCCGGAGGCCAGCAGCATGCCCAGGACGATGACGCACAGCACCATCGCGGTGCCCATGTCGTCGATGAGGACGATGGTCACCGGGACCATGGCGATGGCCAGCGCCTGGAGGACGGCGCGGCGCCGCGGGTGTTCGCTGTCGCCCGCGTCGACCTGGGCGGCGAGCACCATGGCCATCGCCAGGACGACGGCGACCTTGGCGAACTCGCCGGGCTGGATCGTGTAGCTGCCGATCGACAGCCAGTTGCGCTGGCCGTTGATCTCAGTGCCCAGCGGGGTGAACACCAGCAGCATCACCACGAGGGTGAATCCGAAGTAGACGGGGACCGCGCTGCGCAGCCGGTGGTGCCCCAGCCACATGACGGCCACCGCCAGGGCTATGCCCACGGCGAGGTTGATGGACTGCCGGATGAGGAAGTACTGCGGATCGCCGTTGTTGATCTCGGTGCGGTTGCGGGTGGCGGACCACACCAGGACGCAGCCGATGACCGACAGCGCGCCGGCCGCCAGCAGCATGATCCAGTCGACGCGCCGGGCGAGCGAGTCCCGGGCGGTCATCCGCCGCCAGGCGCTCTTGCGGGGTGCGAACCGCCCGATGCTCAGGGAGTAGTCGCCCACGTCAGTCGTTCGACCTCTCGTCCCGCCCGGCCACATTGCCCGCGTTCCACTGCTCGCCGGCCGGGTCGTCGCCCGGTGGCTGCTGTCCGCCGTCCTGGTCGCCGCCCGGTTCGAGGCCGTCGGGCAGTTCCCGGTCGCCCGGGTCCTCCTCCTGGCCGTCCTCGCCCGGTTCGCCGCTCTCTTCGCCCTCTTCGCCCTCTTCCGCGTCCTCGCCCCGGGGCTCGTCGCGCTGGGCGATGATGGTGCCGTTCTCGTCGATCTCCGGCAGCGCCGCCTGCGGGGTGGGCAGCAGCGCCAGGTCCGCGTTGACGGAACCGTCCTCGCCGACCCCGTAGATCGCCTCGTAGATGTTGCGCACGGCCGGGCCGGAGGCCCCCGAGCCGGTGCCGGCCTGGGAGATGGTCATCACGATCGTGTAGTCCGGGGAGAAGGTGGCCAGCCAGGAGGTGGTCTGCTTGTCGCCGGACGCCTCCGCGGTACCCGTCTTGGCGTGCAGCGGGATCTCGCCCTGCGGCCAGCCCATGAAGCGCCAGCTGGCGCTTCCGGTGGTGATCACGGACTCGGTGGCGGACTGGAGGTCCGCGACGGTCTGGGCGTCGGCGGGCAGTTCACCGCTGACCACGGGATCGATCTCCTCCAGGACGGTGCCGTCCGCGCCGATGATGGCCTTGCCGACGGACGGCTCGTACAGAGTGCCGCCGTTGGCGATGGCCGCGTAGACGGAGGCCATCTGGATGGGGGTGACCAGCACGTCGCCCTGTCCGATGGAGAAGTTGAGCATGTCACCGGCGCGCATCTTCATGCCCTCGGTGCAGTTCTCGCGGGCGATCCGGGCGCCGTAGTCCTCGCGGTCGGTCTCGGCCACCTCGCACCAGTTGTCCTTGTTCGCCTCCCAGTAGTCCTGCTTCCACTGCCGGTCCGGGACGCGGCCACTGGCCTCGTCGGGCAGGTCGATGCCGGTGCGGGCGCCGAGGCCGAAGCCGTGGGCGGTGGTGAACAGGGTGTCGTTGGGGTCGTCCTTGGGGTTGATGCCGCCGTCCCGCTCCCACTCGCGGTGCGCGATGCCGTAGAAGACGGTGTTGCAGGACACCTCGATCGCGCGGTGCAGGCTGATCATGCCGTAGCCCTGCGACTCGAAGTTCTTGAACGTCTGGTTGCCGATGCTGTACGAGGAGCCGCACTCGTAGCGGCCGTCGAAGTCGTAGCCGGCGTTGACGGCGGCGGTCGAGGTGACCACCTTGAACGTCGATCCGGGCGGGCTCTGGCCCTGGATGGCCCGGTTGAGCAGCGGGTAGTTGGAGTCGTCGCCGGTCAGTGCCTGGTAGTTCTCGGTGCTGATGCCGCCCACCCACACGTTGGGGTCGTAGTCGGGGGCGGAGGCCATGGCGACGACGCGGCCGGTGGCGTTCTCCAGGACGACCACGGCGCCGGAGTCCGCCTCGTAGGGGCGGCCGGTGATCTCGTCGGTCTGGGCCCGGGCCTCCTCCATCGCGCCGATGAGTTCCTGCTCGGCGACCGCCTGCACCCGCGAGTCGATGCTGGTGACCACGTTGGAGCCGGCCGCCGCGGCCTCGCCCTCGGCCTCGCCGATGACGCGGCCGAACTTGTCCACCTCGTAGCGGGTGACGCCGGGCTGGCCCCGCAGATAGCTGTCGTAGGTGCGTTCGAGGCCGGCGCGGCCGATCTGGTCCGAGCGCAGCAGCGGCGCGTCGGTGTCCTTCGCGTCCGCCACCTCGTCGTCGGTGACCGGGGAGAGGTAGCCGAGCACCTGCGCGGAGTGCGAGCCGTACGGGGCGGGGTAGCGGCGTACGGCGGTGGGCTCGGCGCTGACGCCGGGGAAGTCCTCGGAGCGCTCGCGGATCTGCAGCGCCTGCTGCGGGGTGGCCTCGTCGGTGATGGGGATCGGCTGGTACGGGGAGCCGTTCCAGCACGGCTGCGGGGTCTGCGCGTCGCACAGCCGGATGCGCTGTGCGATCTCCTCGTACTCCATGCCGAGGAGTTCGGCCAGCCGGGTGAGGACGGCTTCGCCGTCGTCCTTCATCCGGGTGAGCTGGGAGCGGTCGGCGGAGACGACGAGACGGGTCTCGTTGTCGGCGATGGGCACGCCGCGGGCGTCGAGGATGGCGCCGCGCACGGCGGGCTGGACGACCTGCTGCACGTGGTTGCCGGCCGCGGCGGCGGCGAACTCGTCGCCCTGCCGGATCTGGAGGTACCACAGCCGGCCGCCGAGGGTCAGCAGCAGCGAGAAAACCAGTATCTGGATGATGATCAGCCGGATGGTGACGCGCGAGGTCCGCCCGGTCTCCGGGATGTTACTCACAGTCGCTTGACCCCCTTGATGCGCCCCGCCCGGTTACGGGCCGAGCGACTGAGCAACGTGCTGCGCTGGCCACCGATGCGGGCGGCCTTGCCGTAGCGGGTACGCCGGCCGCCCCCGCGGGTGCTGAGCCCGGTGCCGCCCCCGAACCAGCCGGACAGGTTGTCGCCGCCCGACGAGGGGCCGCCGGAGCCGTCGCCCTTGAGCGGGTCGTTCTCCAGCCGCCGGGCCATCGCCATCACCAGCGGCACGGTGAACGGGGCGAGCAGCAGATCGTAGAGCGTGGCCGTCAGCAGCAGCCCGGTGAGCCCGACATGGCGGGCCGCGGTGTCGCCGACCAGCGCGCCGACACCCGCGTACAGCAGCGTGGAGGACAGCGCGCCGCCCGCCACCACCAGCATCGGCACGGTCGCCGAACGGTGCTGGCCGGTCTCGGGCTTGGTGAGGCCGGCCGCGTAGCCGATGACGCACAGCACCAGGGCGTAGCGGCCCACCGCGTGGTCGGCCGGCGGGGCCAGGTCGGCGAGCAGCCCGGCGCCGAAGCCCACCAGGGCGCCGCCGACGTGGCCGTACACCAGAGCGAGGCCGAGCACGGTGAGCAGCAGCAGATCGGGGACGGCGCCGGGCAGTTGCAGCCGGGCCAGGATCGTGACCTGGAGGACCAGCGCCACGACGACGAGGATCACCGCGAGGATCGTGCGGGAGACGCGCATGGTCAGCTCAATTCCTGGTGGCGGGGTCGTCGTCCTGGTCGGCGTCCTGCTCGCGGCGGGCGTTGCTGTCGCCGGGGCCCGGGGACTCGCCCGGTGTGGTGCGGTTCTGCACGCCGCCGTCCTCGCCGCCCTCCTCGGTGCCGTCCTCACCCTCGTCGCCGGTGCCCGACCCGTCGCCCTGGTCGGTCTTGTCGGTCTTGTCGCCCTCGTCCTCCGCGGACTTCTTCTCGTCCTCGGGCCGGGGCGGCAGCACCGTGTCACGCGGGTTGTCGCGCGGCGGTTCGACGACGACGCCGACCAGGTCGAGCCGGGTGAAGGCCACGTACGGGCGGACCTGGACGGTACGGGTCAGGTCGCCCGCCGTGCGGTCCACGTTGATGACCTCACCGACCGGGACGCCCGGCACGAACGGCTTGTCCTCGGCCGAGCCGAAGGTCACCAGCCGGTCGCCCTTCTTCACCTGCGCGGCCTGGTTGAGCAGTTGTACGTCGAGCGCGTTGTCGCCGCGCCCGGTGGCGAAGCCGAGTTCGTCGCCGCCCTCCAGACGGGTGCCGACCGTGAAGCCGGGGTCGTTGGCGAGCAGCACGGTAGAGGTGCTGGGGCCCACGGTGGTGACCCGGCCCACCAGGCCGTCACCGTTGAGGACCGTCATGTCGCGGGCGATGCCGTCCCTGCTGCCCGCGTCGATCGTCACCGTCCAGGAGAAGCCCTGGGTGGCGCCGATGGCGATGACCTGCGCGCCGACAATGCCGTACTGGCCGGCCCCGGCGGTCTGGAGCAGATCATCGAGCTGCTGTATGCGGGAGTCGCGGTGCGCCTCGCTGCCCAGTTGCTGGCGCAGTTCGGCGTTCTCCCGCTCCAGTTCACTGATGCGGTCGTGCCGGCCGCCGGATTCCCGGACCGCGGCGATCGCGTTCCCGACCGGGTCGACCGCCGAGGCGACGCCGTTCTCCACGGGTCCGAAGAAGGCCGCGGTGGCCTCTCTGGGCCCGTTGAGCGGGGAGTTGTCCCCACCCCTGATGTCCATCGTGATCAGCGCGAAGGCGATGGATACCAGCAGGACGAGAAGCAGTCGGCTCTCTCGTGTGTCCCTCACGTGCGGCGGCCGTGCCTTTCTGGAACAGGTAGTCGTTCAGGTCCTGCGCCGCCGACGGTCCGCCGCGTGGACTCGTGTGGTCCACGCGGCGGATCGCGGCTGCGGATCACCCCCGTCTGGGGGCACCTCCCGGCCGGGGATGGTCGTCCGGCCGGGCTGTGGCCGCGATCAGCGGCGGGGTTGGGCGTCCAGCACCTGCTGGAGCGCCTCGAACTCCTCGACGCACTTGCCGGATCCCAGCGCCACCGAGTCCAGCGGGTCCTCGGCGATGTGGATCGGCATGCCGGTCTCCCGGCGCAGCCGTTCGTCCAGGCCGCGCAGCAGGGCACCGCCGCCGGTCAGGACGATGCCGCGGTCCATGACGTCGCCGGACAGCTCGGGGGGGCACTTGTCCAGCGTCGTCTTGACGGCGTCGACGATGGAGTTGACCGGCTCCTCTATGGCCTTGCGGACCTCGGCCGAGGAGATCACCACGGTCTTGGGCAGCCCGCTGACGAGGTCGCGGCCCCGGATCTCGGTGTGCTCGTCCTCGTCCATCTCGTAGGCCGAACCGATGGTGATCTTGATGCTCTCGGCGGTGCGCTCGCCCAGCAGGAGGCTGTACTCCTTCTTGATGTGCTGGATGATCGCGTTGTCCAGCTCATCGCCGGCCACCCGGATGGACTGCGCGGTCACGATGCCGCCCAGCGAGATGACCGCGACCTCGGTCGTACCGCCGCCGATGTCCACCACCATGTTGCCGGTGGCCTCGTGGACCGGGAGCCCGGAGCCGATCGCGGCCGCCATCGGCTCCTCGATGATGTGCACCTGGCGGGCACCGGCCTGGGTGGACGCCTCGATGACCGCGCGCCGCTCGACTCCCGTGATACCCGAGGGCACACAGACGACGACCCGGGGGCGGGCGAGATAACGCCGCTTGTGGATCTTGAGAATGAAGTAGCGGAGCATTCGCTCCGTGATCTCGAAATCGGCGATGACCCCGTCTTTCAGGGGGCGGACCGCGACGATGTTGCCGGGGGTCCGGCCGATCATCTTCTTCGCCTCGGCGCCGACCGCGAGAATGCCACCGGTGTTGGTGTTGATGGCGACGACCGATGGCTCATTGAGTACGATCCCGCGACCCCTGACGTACACCAGCGTATTGGCCGTCCCGAGGTCGACTGCCATGTCACGTCCGATGAACGACATATTGTTCGCCATAGGGATACATCTGGCCTTCCAGCTGGAGCGATGTGGGCGGGAGGTCGGCACGGGGGTGCGATGAACGAGGCACGCCTGGGGGTACTCCCTCGCCCGGACGGAGTCCGGGGGAGAGTGTGGCGGCTGATGCCATCGTATCCACGGCCGGTCGAACACGGAGCGCCGGAGCGCCGCTTTCGCCATTGTCGCGGGAACCGTGCCCGCCCTCCATCATGGTGACGTCGTGTTCGGGTGACGGGTTCCCTCGTTCGACTGTACATACCACAAAGGCGGAATGCGTTCAGGCTGGTGCCGCTGATCGGACCCCGTGTCGGACTGACGGGGATTCAGCGGTGATTCAGGAGCGCCCGGGGAAGAAGATTTTCAGCTCGCGTTCGGCGGATTCTTCCGAGTCCGACGCGTGGATGAGGTTCTCCCGGACGATCGTCCCGAAGTCACCGCGAATGGAGCCGGGGGTGGCGGTGATCGGGTCGGTGGGGCCGGACAGCGTCCGCAGCCCCTCGATGACCCGCTCGCCCTCGACGGTCAGCGCCACCGACGGGCCGGACGTCATGAACTCCAGCAGCGGCTCGTAGAACGGCCGGCCCTTGTGCTCCGCGTAATGCGTCTCCAGCGTGGCCCGGTCCAGGGTGCGCAGTTCCAGCGCGGTGATGGTCCAGCCCGCCTTCTTCTCGATGCGGCCGACGATCTCACCGATCAGGCCCCTCCTGACCGCGTCCGGCTTCAGAAGGACAAGGGTGCGCTGGGACATGGGGTGGCTCCTGGGGAAACGAATCCGGGGAAGTACCGGCACCTTACCCGGGATATCACCGCCCTCCCGCACCCGGCCCGGGGCTACGGGGCCGCAGCGGCGGCCCCCGCGGCGTGCGCGGCCTTGATCTCGTCCACCTTCCGGCCGAAATGGACCGATGCCCACCACAGGCCCGCGAAGATCACGCCGAGCACGAACATCGCCGGCACGACGACACCGCTGGCGATCAGCGCTATCTGCAGGGCCCAGCCGAACTGCACCCCACCGGGCCGGGTGACCAGGCCGCACAGCAGCAGGCACAGCACCATGGCCGTCCCGCTCACCGCCCAGATCGTGGTCGCGGAGGTGTCGGTCAGCCGGACCGCGACCAGCGCCGCGAGCCCGATGACCAGCACCTCGGAGATCAGCGTGGAGGAACACAGCGTACGCATCAGCGGTCCCCCGCTTCCCGGCCCGCGCCGCCGGGCCGCTCCGGGCCGCGCAACAGCATTCTGGCTTCCCCGACCGTGATGACGGATCCGGTGATCAGCACCCCGGCGCCCGCGTACTCGTCCTCCTCCTCGGCCAGCGAGATGGCCGCCTCCAGGGCGTCGTCCAGGCGCGGCTCGACCTGTACCCGGTCCTCGCCGAAGACCTCCACCGCGACGGCCGCCAGCGCGTCCACGTCCATGGCACGGTGACTGGCGTTCCGGGTGACCACGACCTCCGTGAAGATCGGCTCGAAGGCCTCCAGCAGCCCGGTGACGTCCTTGTCGGCGCTGGGGCCGACCACGCCGATGAGCCGGCTGAAGCCGAACGCCTCCGTCACGGCCGCGGCCGCCGCCTGCGCGCCGCCCGGGTTGTGCGCGGCGTCCAGCAGCACCGTGGGGCTGGAGCGCACCACCTCAAGGCGCCCCGGCGAGGTGACGGCGGCGAACGCGGCGCGCACCACGTCGATGTCCAGCGTCGCGGACGCCTGGGTGGCGCCGATGCCGAAGAACGCCTCCACCGCCGCCAGCGCCACCACCGCGTTGTGCGCCATGTGCTCACCGTGCAGCGGGAGGAAGATGTCCGGGTACTCGCCGCCCAGCCCGCGCAGCGTCAGCAACTGGCCGCCCACCGCGATCTCGCGGGAGACCACGCCGAACTCCATGCCCTCACGGGCCACGGTGGCGTCCACCTCGACGGCCCGGCGCAGGATCACCGAGGCCGCCTCG
It contains:
- the rodA gene encoding rod shape-determining protein RodA → MTARDSLARRVDWIMLLAAGALSVIGCVLVWSATRNRTEINNGDPQYFLIRQSINLAVGIALAVAVMWLGHHRLRSAVPVYFGFTLVVMLLVFTPLGTEINGQRNWLSIGSYTIQPGEFAKVAVVLAMAMVLAAQVDAGDSEHPRRRAVLQALAIAMVPVTIVLIDDMGTAMVLCVIVLGMLLASGASLWWTSGLLAAAVVGAVLVWMLDILDEYQINRFAAFANPALDPAGVGYNTNQARIAIGGGGLYGKGLFEGTQTTGQFVPEQQTDFIFTVAGEELGFVGAGGIILLIGVVLWRALRIAREATDLYSTLIAAGVVAWFAFQSFENIGMALGIMPVAGIPLPFLSYGGTSMFVGWIAIGLLQSIRMKRPLSA
- the mrdA gene encoding penicillin-binding protein 2, whose amino-acid sequence is MSNIPETGRTSRVTIRLIIIQILVFSLLLTLGGRLWYLQIRQGDEFAAAAAGNHVQQVVQPAVRGAILDARGVPIADNETRLVVSADRSQLTRMKDDGEAVLTRLAELLGMEYEEIAQRIRLCDAQTPQPCWNGSPYQPIPITDEATPQQALQIRERSEDFPGVSAEPTAVRRYPAPYGSHSAQVLGYLSPVTDDEVADAKDTDAPLLRSDQIGRAGLERTYDSYLRGQPGVTRYEVDKFGRVIGEAEGEAAAAGSNVVTSIDSRVQAVAEQELIGAMEEARAQTDEITGRPYEADSGAVVVLENATGRVVAMASAPDYDPNVWVGGISTENYQALTGDDSNYPLLNRAIQGQSPPGSTFKVVTSTAAVNAGYDFDGRYECGSSYSIGNQTFKNFESQGYGMISLHRAIEVSCNTVFYGIAHREWERDGGINPKDDPNDTLFTTAHGFGLGARTGIDLPDEASGRVPDRQWKQDYWEANKDNWCEVAETDREDYGARIARENCTEGMKMRAGDMLNFSIGQGDVLVTPIQMASVYAAIANGGTLYEPSVGKAIIGADGTVLEEIDPVVSGELPADAQTVADLQSATESVITTGSASWRFMGWPQGEIPLHAKTGTAEASGDKQTTSWLATFSPDYTIVMTISQAGTGSGASGPAVRNIYEAIYGVGEDGSVNADLALLPTPQAALPEIDENGTIIAQRDEPRGEDAEEGEEGEESGEPGEDGQEEDPGDRELPDGLEPGGDQDGGQQPPGDDPAGEQWNAGNVAGRDERSND
- a CDS encoding TIGR03960 family B12-binding radical SAM protein, translated to MPVESVFPRLEALLPHVQKPIQYVGGELNSTVKDWDACDVRWALMYPDAYEVGLPNQGVMILYEVLNEREGVLAERTYSVWPDLEELMRKHGVPQFTVDGHRPVGAFDVFGVSFSTELGYTNLLTALDLADIPLRAADRTEDHPVVVAGGHAAFNPEPIAEFIDCAVIGDGEQAVLEISDIVRAWKAAGRPGGREELLLRLAKTGGVYVPGFYDVEYLPDGRIGRVVPNRSGVPWRVSKHTVMDLDEWPYPKQPLVPLAETVHERMSVEIFRGCTRGCRFCQAGMITRPVRERSITGIGEMVDKGLKATGFEEVGLLSLSSADHSEIADVAGGLADRYEEDKIGLSLPSTRVDAFNIDLANELTRNGRRSGLTFAPEGGSERIRKVINKMVSEDDLIRTVSTAYGNGWRQVKLYFMCGLPTETDEDVLQIADMATRVIAEGRKVTGSNDIRCTVSIGGFVPKPHTPFQWAPQLSAQETDARLAKLREKIRGDKKYGRSIGFRYHDGKPGIVEGLLSRGDRRIGAVIRAVYEAGGRFDGWREYFSYDQWMECAERALPQYGVDVAWYTTRERSYEEVLPWDHLDSGLDKDWLWEDWQDALDETEVEDCRWTPCFDCGVCPQMDTSIQIGPTGKKLLPLSVVGK
- a CDS encoding DUF4233 domain-containing protein → MRTLCSSTLISEVLVIGLAALVAVRLTDTSATTIWAVSGTAMVLCLLLCGLVTRPGGVQFGWALQIALIASGVVVPAMFVLGVIFAGLWWASVHFGRKVDEIKAAHAAGAAAAAP
- a CDS encoding CYTH and CHAD domain-containing protein, with translation MAVTSATETERKYEATGPLPELTGTGPVAAVRGPDAAPAVLEARYYDTEDRRLTADGITLRRRTGGDDPGWHLKLPVDGDTREEIRAPHSEHPPDGLTDLIRSRTRGAPLVPLVELRTERETRLLLDAAGQPLAEVVRDRVDALRGPRAAHWVEYEVELRPAAGAGLLDLIEERLTAAGLPRSQAPSKAARALAATATPPPAPRPGPALPAGSAGERVMAYVRRQVRLIVELDPAVRRGVPDSVHRMRVATRRLRSALRSQWAVLDRERTGPIAGELRRLGAELGVDRDREVLAGRLRRRLSQLEPELRRGPLEQRVAAYTDRPRADTSVRALDSARHLDLLTSLDALLTDPPLLPDAYWPAGPVLTLAVRHDVRRMERRLRAARRTPPGPDRDAAWHAARKAAKRARYAAETAGKRKRAKKLAQVQRVLGQHQDSVQARAALLRIAAAAEAAGEASFSYGVVYEREHGLAEGYEREL
- the mreC gene encoding rod shape-determining protein MreC; amino-acid sequence: MRDTRESRLLLVLLVSIAFALITMDIRGGDNSPLNGPREATAAFFGPVENGVASAVDPVGNAIAAVRESGGRHDRISELERENAELRQQLGSEAHRDSRIQQLDDLLQTAGAGQYGIVGAQVIAIGATQGFSWTVTIDAGSRDGIARDMTVLNGDGLVGRVTTVGPSTSTVLLANDPGFTVGTRLEGGDELGFATGRGDNALDVQLLNQAAQVKKGDRLVTFGSAEDKPFVPGVPVGEVINVDRTAGDLTRTVQVRPYVAFTRLDLVGVVVEPPRDNPRDTVLPPRPEDEKKSAEDEGDKTDKTDQGDGSGTGDEGEDGTEEGGEDGGVQNRTTPGESPGPGDSNARREQDADQDDDPATRN
- the mreD gene encoding rod shape-determining protein MreD; translated protein: MRVSRTILAVILVVVALVLQVTILARLQLPGAVPDLLLLTVLGLALVYGHVGGALVGFGAGLLADLAPPADHAVGRYALVLCVIGYAAGLTKPETGQHRSATVPMLVVAGGALSSTLLYAGVGALVGDTAARHVGLTGLLLTATLYDLLLAPFTVPLVMAMARRLENDPLKGDGSGGPSSGGDNLSGWFGGGTGLSTRGGGRRTRYGKAARIGGQRSTLLSRSARNRAGRIKGVKRL
- a CDS encoding rod shape-determining protein; amino-acid sequence: MSFIGRDMAVDLGTANTLVYVRGRGIVLNEPSVVAINTNTGGILAVGAEAKKMIGRTPGNIVAVRPLKDGVIADFEITERMLRYFILKIHKRRYLARPRVVVCVPSGITGVERRAVIEASTQAGARQVHIIEEPMAAAIGSGLPVHEATGNMVVDIGGGTTEVAVISLGGIVTAQSIRVAGDELDNAIIQHIKKEYSLLLGERTAESIKITIGSAYEMDEDEHTEIRGRDLVSGLPKTVVISSAEVRKAIEEPVNSIVDAVKTTLDKCPPELSGDVMDRGIVLTGGGALLRGLDERLRRETGMPIHIAEDPLDSVALGSGKCVEEFEALQQVLDAQPRR
- the ndk gene encoding nucleoside-diphosphate kinase, whose product is MSQRTLVLLKPDAVRRGLIGEIVGRIEKKAGWTITALELRTLDRATLETHYAEHKGRPFYEPLLEFMTSGPSVALTVEGERVIEGLRTLSGPTDPITATPGSIRGDFGTIVRENLIHASDSEESAERELKIFFPGRS